The following are encoded in a window of Cygnus atratus isolate AKBS03 ecotype Queensland, Australia chromosome 8, CAtr_DNAZoo_HiC_assembly, whole genome shotgun sequence genomic DNA:
- the RNASEL gene encoding 2-5A-dependent ribonuclease — MSRMQMPVSACLLCSPDNTTEIPGNPQRACPGVQEAATSPSMEAADGLASELNAALRNFEREKVLELLAEGADVNSKVGSGWTPLQSAVQTGDKDLVQLLLDRGACPHARKDNGATAFTAAAIVGSVEILELLFGYGVDINDRDNNGFTAFMEAAWYGNEEALRYLHSKGADVNMRRVTSEEKKKLNKGGRTALMDACRRGHFSIVKTLVQEMGADLNICDNEDRNALIHALKVRERKTSEVISIVHFLLDCGVNVRCKDESGKTALILAVEMQIPCLVKAFLDKDEINIDDADEDGKTALMVAVEKNDYDIAEVLCEKGARTDIGELIAIANRNYANKMQRLLRKYNAKYVPASYENWEPKSKRWRSQLQSLHKIYRPMIGKLKVFQYVRQRIQSTSWGGIYLGLYGGTEVAVRILLSAEGSEEKEFLDQCGDCEHLLKLFQFEKERGYMYLCFPLWEKNLEEHLQDPEDEKDYKGILKMIFQAVRELHSLGFAHRALHPSNFLIDLAGKIYLADFDNNRDLIEGKKELISSDLEDLSRLVLYVLAGGRKSLCEVSIEDLDANSPDYEEALDLLERLTSHDDQGWEGLSKHPYFWSKQTRFNLLKSIWNKIKDHQRNKGPFKALNTCSPYPCWTEEIHPEVLRNMEKSSYGKKFCYKNDVTDLLRLIRNLDEHPNKRIDEITGDYAEYFLKHFPALTIYVYNCLRRHPKYSHFVDIQDPPL, encoded by the exons ATGTCGCGTATGCAAATGCCGgtttctgcctgcctgctgtgTTCTCCCGATAACACCACCGAAATACCAGGTAACCCACAGCGAGCCTGCCCCGGGGTGCAGGAGGCAGCCACCTCGCCCAGCATGGAGGCTGCAGATGGCCTCGCCTCTGAGCTAAACGCTGCCCTGAGAaactttgaaagagaaaaggtgctggagctgctggcggAAGGGGCAGACGTGAACTCCAAAGTGGGCAGCGGCTGGACACCGCTGCAGAGCGCCGTGCAGACTGGGGACAAGGACCTggtccagctcctgctggacaGGGGTGCGTGTCCACACGCCAGGAAGGACAACGGTGCCACCGCCTTTACTGCGGCAGCGATCGTGGGAAGCGTGGAAATCCTGGAGCTCCTTTTTGGTTATGGGGTTGATATCAATGATCGTGACAACAACGGCTTCACAGCTTTCATGGAGGCTGCTTGGTACGGGAACGAGGAAGCCCTGAGATACCTGCATAGCAAAGGGGCAGACGTGAATATGAGGAGGGTAACCAGTgaggagaagaagaaactgAACAAAGGGGGTAGGACCGCGCTGATGGATGCCTGTAGGAGGGGCCACTTCTCAATTGTAAAAACCCTTGTCCAAGAGATGGGGGCTGATCTGAACATTTGTGacaatgaagacagaaatgcCTTGATCCATGCCCTCAAGGTCCGTGAGAGGAAAACATCTGAGGTTATCTCTATAGTCCATTTTCTGCTGGACTGTGGTGTTAATGTCAGATGCAAAGATGAAAGTGGGAAAACTGCCCTCATCCTAGCTGTTGAAATGCAGATCCCGTGTTTGGTGAAAGCTTTCTTGGACAAGgatgaaataaatattgatgATGCAGATGAGGACGGCAAAACAGCACTGATGgtggctgtggaaaaaaatgattatgaCATTGCAGAGGTGTTGTGTGAAAAAGGAGCAAGGACTGACATTGGGGAACTTATTGCTATCGCAAATAGGAACTATGCTAATAAAATGCAACGTCTTCTTCGCAAGTACAATGCCAAGTATGTCCCAGCAAGCTACGAAAACTGGGAGCCAAAGAGCAAACGCTGGAGGAGCCAGCTGCAAAGCCTTCATAAAATATATCGGCCCATGATTGGCAAACTAAAGGTATTTCAGTATGTCCGTCAGAGAATTCAGAGCACCTCCTGGGGTGGCATCTACCTGGGGCTCTACGGTGGGACAGAAGTGGCAGTAAGAATACTCCTCAGTGCAGAGGGTAGCGAAGAGAAGGAATTCCTCGACCAGTGTGGTGACTGCGAACATCTACTGAAGCTCTTCCAGTTTGAGAAGGAAAGAGGCTACATGTACTTGTGCTTCCCTCTCTGGGAGAAAAACCTTGAAGAACATCTGCAGGATCCAGAAGATGAAAAGGATTACAAGGGCATCCTGAAGATGATCTTCCAGGCAGTGAGGGAGCTGCACTCCCTTGGGTTTGCTCACCGGGCTCTGCATCCCAGCAACTTCTTGatag ATTTAGCTGGCAAAATTTACTTGGCGGATTTTGATAACAACAGAGACTTGATTGAAGGCAAAAAGGAACTTATAAGCTCAGACTTAGAG GACCTCAGCAGGCTTGTGCTGTATGTCTTAGCAGGGGGTAGGAAATCCCTTTGTGAAGTCAGTATCGAGGATTTGGATGCAAACTCCCCAGATTACGAGGAGGCTCTGGACCTTCTAGAGCGCCTGACCTCTCACGATGACCAGGGATGGGAGGGTCTGAGCAAACACCCCTATTTCTGGAGCAAACAGAC CAGGTTCAACCTCCTGAAGAGTATCTGGAATAAAATCAAGGATCACCAAAGGAATAAAGGTCCTTTTAAAGCTCTTAATACTTGTAGTCCTTACCCATGCTGGACTGAGGAG ATTCATCCAGAGGTTCTGCGTAACATGGAAAAATCCAGTTATGGAAAAAAGTTCTGTTATAAAAACGATGTCACAGACCTTCTGAGGCTCATCAGAAACCTGGATGAACACCCCAATAAAAG gaTCGATGAAATAACAGGGGACTATGCTGAGTATTTCCTGAAGCATTTTCCAGCACTGACCATTTATGTCTACAACTGTTTACGCCGGCATCCCAAATACAGCCACTTCGTAGACATTCAGGACCCTCCTCTGTAA